ggtcgtgcgtcagtttgagttgtagttcagtaatggcagtagagaaagacgtgagaaaagctatccgctttgctaagttttgtttgtctgattattctgacttgttgtttccggacggtttcggcGCATCATATACGTTAGCGATCGATcgcctatggcagatcctgagtgactctgggcagatccaatagttttaaacttcaacagagaaccctccttaacggaagtaacgctttgcaatggagcgtggccagactctctgtacaaatgaaatgaatgtacgaggcTAAAGCTACTGTACATCCTTCAGATCCCAATACACAAATGATTTAATAgaatgcatttaaacagttaatAGCTCTTTTGGGACTGAAATATTTTATAACAGTTTTCATTtcttaaaaagaaagaaatgcacAATGCTTTttacttctttttttattactgATCAAGCATGTTAGTTTTTTGAAAACATGCATTTCACCATTAACATTTCTTTGATACTGTCATTTAAAAATGAGCAGAACTCCAAATATTTTTCCATAATTTATGTTTAATTCTACACACAATACAACATGTCTTTACAAGTATGCTTTGGTCTATTTTATGAAATAACCTAAAGAAACTTTGACCCAAGTTCACAATAAGCCATGTAAATTAATGAATTGGTGCCACTTCTTTACCCCAAAACACATTTGCTAATCGTTTTCTGATTTCTTTAGTCCTTATGGAGTAAACGGTGGGGTTTATTAGAGGTGGAACAAGAGAGGCCACAATCAATATTGTATTTCGCTCTGTTAAATTTAACACAACTCCTATTCGAGTTAGTAAATTAGAGACTATCTTTGATGCATAATAACTAAACAAGACAATAAGATGACTTGAGCATGTGTTTATCATTTGCCTTTTGCTCGAGTTATTGGAGAGTCTGGCCACACTGTATGCCATTACAGCATAGGTGCACAAAATAAAAGGAAACTCAAAACATAACAGCCATAGACTAATCATTGAAGGCAAAACGAAATAGGGTTCAGGATTAACACAAGCAGCTCTGATCATAGAAGGATAGTCACAAAACACATATCTGATAACAGGCTGACAGTAGGGAAGACTATCTGCCACATATGTCACAACACCCATTACAGTGAAACTAACAATCCAGGTCATCAAAATAAGCTGAATTACTCGTGAATTTGTTATAATGCTCTGGTACCTTAATGGAAACCTAATCGCAATAAGTCGGTCTAATGCCATCAAGGTCAGAGCCATGCATACTTTGATGTCTCCAAGATGATAGAAGAACATCCTTGATATACAAGAGTAATATGAAACCGTTTTAATCTCAGGCAGCAACACTGAGATCATGGTTGTACTGCAGGTAGAGGAGTACATTATATCAACGATAGCAAGGTTACAGATTAATATGTACATTGGTTTGTGTAAATGTCTGGCAGTCATTATGATACACAGATTGATGCTGTTCCCAAGCAATATGAGCATGTAGGCTAATAAGATGAGGAATCCAAGGAGTTTTTGGTTTTGCAGGTGATCAAATCCAGTGATTATAAAGATGTCCACATTTTTCACAGTGTAGTTTGCTTCTGCCATTTTCAGCCACTCAACCTCAAACATACaatttacattaaaacattacattcaaACAGGCCTGCAGTACATAAAAAGCAAAAGTCAGTTAGAGCATTAATGTTCTTGAATATGCACAGAACTAAAGCTCCAATGAAAGAAAATGGTAGTTAGATGCAGCGAGTGTCTGTTACAGCAAAATGATGAAAACTGTAAGAgtttcattcatttaaaaaaattaaaaaaactgatATTTTTTGGTCATTCTTGAATTTAGAAATTCCTTAAATCCATAAACATAATTGAAATTTTAATCAGTGAATGTTAAAATTGCATGCAATTCTAAAGGGGGCTGTTATGGACCCCTTATCAAGACTGATGTACTGTAAGTGTGTGATGCCCTgtcttttatatttttcttgtgTAACAAATATTAATGGTATCCTAGCAGCCGCGATGACGTAAGAACCATTAAATGTCTTTTCAATTACAGTTTCTGTTACCTTGTTTTCAATAGTTTATTTATGTAACGTGTGAGAATTATTACAGTACATTGTGGGGgtggtttctcggacagggattagctaaagccaggactaggccctagtttaattataaaatatatcctggttttaacaaacattaaggtgaccagattttttaaatgaaaaccggGGACATTTACTAGTTcaatggtcaaaatatcattaaaatctcatttgttgttatctataaataaaaaaaaatggggacaaaacattttttttgcaaaaatgactttcttacttagtatttctgtcttgttttcaatatttCTGTAGCCTAAATctatttttccctttttttaTTCAGTGCACATATATGACATGACATGAAATTACTTCTAAGGTACTTCAGCTGATTACATAgcattgtaaatgttaaaaacagaagaaataatacaaaatgtaaacatgagTAGTTAGTACCTTAACCCCCGATAACTTTGACTGTTTTCATATCTTGATTGATGATAACTTGATGACGCTTTCTCGTGTGTCTCATAGTAAATTCTTTTTCGCTAAGTGGCGTGCAACAAAAAATCAGTGTAGCTCGCGGTTCCCTCTACTggtgaaaataatcattacatgaCTGGTCCGGTCTGGTACTACAAAGACTACATGTTGATCGGGTTTTATAGTGTATTTGCTGGTTGTTTTGGACGTGCTTTAAAACGGGGACATTTCCGGGGACAGAACACCAAAAAACGGCACTGTCCCCGCCGGAAAACCGGGACGTCTGGTCaccttaacaaacatgccttactaaaaacattactgatgtgcattCTGATGTATTtttagatatgtcagtgcaagtagttttcagttttgacagctcttacctttattttattctagaactagtctaatccctgttcgggaaactgccccaaagTGCAATTAAAATGTTCACATCTgagatttaaaatataatttaaagtcGTAAATAAACAGaaacttcatttaaaataaatcaagaAAAGCAAAAATGGCTACATTTAGATATAGGCTATTTTAGATTCTGCACTAGATGAAATATACCTGTACAAATTGGCCAGTTTATAGAAAATAACAGAACAAACGACATACAAACTACTTAAAATCTGaaatttatgtaaatattttaccTCATCTTTTTACTCAATTcctaatattatttatttacgaCGCAATTCAATGACAGTAAATCGCtcagaacacatttaatgtTTAACGTCAGGCGGCAAGGCCCAGACTGATCGGCTCATGATGTCAAAGTCCCGCGAGTAAGATTTCTTAGCATTtgtctcgaatcgctctcgcgat
This window of the Paramisgurnus dabryanus chromosome 10, PD_genome_1.1, whole genome shotgun sequence genome carries:
- the LOC135746676 gene encoding olfactory receptor 6N1-like, which codes for MAEANYTVKNVDIFIITGFDHLQNQKLLGFLILLAYMLILLGNSINLCIIMTARHLHKPMYILICNLAIVDIMYSSTCSTTMISVLLPEIKTVSYYSCISRMFFYHLGDIKVCMALTLMALDRLIAIRFPLRYQSIITNSRVIQLILMTWIVSFTVMGVVTYVADSLPYCQPVIRYVFCDYPSMIRAACVNPEPYFVLPSMISLWLLCFEFPFILCTYAVMAYSVARLSNNSSKRQMINTCSSHLIVLFSYYASKIVSNLLTRIGVVLNLTERNTILIVASLVPPLINPTVYSIRTKEIRKRLANVFWGKEVAPIH